Genomic DNA from Chlorocebus sabaeus isolate Y175 chromosome 6, mChlSab1.0.hap1, whole genome shotgun sequence:
CGTCATCGCCTATCATAACAATGCCTTTTTTCTGGAATATCTCCTTAAGGACCTGCCTGAGACTGTCttactgttaaaaaaataaatacgaatacattttaaaacagtattgTAGATATATAAACCAGTAATGTAGCCATTTATTATCAAGTATATATTGCACATAATTATAtgtgctgtaattttttttttttttttgagacagtctctcgctctgtcacccaggctggactgtagtggcagatcttggctcactgcaacctccacctcccaggttcaagcgattctcctgtctcagcctctcaagttattgggactacaggcgcaccaccacacccagctaacttttgtatttctaatggagacagggtttcatcatgttgaccaggccggttttgaactcctgacctcaactgatcctcccacctcagcctcccaaagtgctggtattacaggtgtgagccactgtgcccagccaatttactttttttaatctttgatacagagtatcactctgtcacccatgctgggcTGCCACTgcttgatcttggttcactgtagccttcaactcctgtgctcaggcaatcctcctgcctcagcctcccatgtagatgggactacagggtgTACTTCCacacttagaaaatgtttttagtttttgtagagatggggtctcactatgttgaccatagtagtcacaaactcctggcatcaagcaatcctaCCGCCTTAgtctcccagtgttgggattacaggtgtgagccaacatgcccagctgtGTTGTACTTTTATACAACTGAAAGTGCAATAGGTTTACACCAGCACCATAAACACTTAAATAATGTGCTGCACTATGATGTTTCTACTGCTACTAAATTGCAGTTGATAGAAATGTTTTAGGTATTATATAATCTTATGGGGCCACCAACCTGTATATGGTCCATTGCTCACTGAAACATGATTAAATGGTACCTGACTATACATGAATTATCTTGCATCTCACTTTCTATATTACACTGGTAGGATTTCTCTCTTCACTGGGAATTTTCACAACTTTGAAAGTATCTGTTAGAGTTGAAAACTTTCCCCTATTTCTCCCATTTATAGAGTTTTTATCGAGTGTGCATTCTCATATGCTTTTGTAAGGATGTGGACAAactgaaggcttttccacattgCTTACATTCAAGAGGTTTCTCACAACTGTGAATTCTTTCATGTCTTTGAAAGGAACTGTGAAgactaaaggctttcccacattctttacatttatagggtttctctccagtatgcaTTCTCATGTGTCCTTGAAAACTTGTGGGATAAAtaaaggccttcccacattccttacattcataaggtttctccCCAGTGTGAGTTCTTTCATGTATCTGAATGTAACTAGAACAActaaaggcttttccacattgtttacattcatagggtttctctccagtgtgagtccgcTCATGTGTTCGTAATGCACTAGGAAATATGAAGGCCTTCCCACAGTCCCTACATTTATAAGGTCCGTCTCCAGTATGGGTGATCATGTGTCTTCGAAAGTTCTCGAGAGAAATGAAGGCTTTTGCACATTCCTTACactcatagggtttttctccagtgtgatTTCTCTCATGGATTTGCAAATCTAGAGGATAATTGAAGGTTTTCCCACATTTTTTACATTcgtagggtttttctccagtgtgagtcctttcatgtATTCGAAAGTAACTGGTCcgactgaaggctttcccacattctttacacttatagggtttctctccagtgtgcaCTCTCAGGTGTACTCGAAAGGCTGGGCGTGCACTGAAAGActtcccacattctttacatttatagggcttctctccagtatgagttctTTCATGAATTTGAATGGAGGTGGAACATCTGAAGGCtttaccacattgtttacatttatagggtttctctccagtgtgaattctttcGTGTACTCGTAAAAAACTGGGAAAAATGAATGCCTTCCCACATTCCTTGCATTTATAAGGTCTATCGCCGTTGTGTGTTATCATGTGTGTTAGAACACTTGTGTGGGAAAtgaaagctttcccacattccttacatgcgtagggtttctctccagtgtgagttctttcGTGTATTCGAATAGAACTGGGAcaactgaaggctttcccacattttttacattcatagggcttttctccagtgtgaatccTTTCATGAATTCGAAGTGAACTGGGACAACTAAGAGCTTTTCCACAttgcttacattcatagggtttttctccaatGTGCGTCCGCTCATGTGTTTGAAAGGGTTGGTGATATATGAAGGTTTttccacattgtttacatttatagggtttttctccagtgtgacTCCTTTCATGTCTTCGAAAGGATTTGAGATAactaaaggctttcccacattccttacatttatATGGCTTCTCAAATAGCTCATATCCAGTGTGAGACCTCATGTGTCTAGTAAGGGATGAACGACGCATGAAGACTTTTCCACAGACAGTACATTCATATGGTTTTACTCCAGTAGTGTTCTTCCTCACACTGAGATTGGGACTGACGGTTTCTGCACATTGACTACTTTCTTTACCTTCACAGAGTCTCTCTCCCATATGGCTTCTGTAAAAAATTAGAAGCACAGTAATACTGGTTGTGTatgaatgattttatatttatcatcAGGTAGCAgaactaaatttctttttttttttttttttttgagatggagtttcgctcttgttccccaggctggagtgcaatggcgcgatctcagctcactgcaacctccacctcccagctttaagcgattctcctacctcggcctcccaagtagctgggattacaggcatgcaccatcacacccagctaattttgtatttttagtagagatagggtttcgccatgttggttaggctggtcttgaactcctgacctcaagtgatctgcccgccttggcctcccaaagtgctgggattataggcgtgagccactgcacccggcagcagaactaaatttttatcattttcaggGAAATAGTTTTCTGCCCTGTCTCActtgtttaaaaatgaatatactcAATATTCAGCAAGAGGGCCTGTGTCACTGATAGCTATTATCGG
This window encodes:
- the ZNF791 gene encoding zinc finger protein 791, which encodes MDSVAFEDVSVSFSQEEWALLAPSQKKLYRDVMQETFKNLASIGEKWEDQNVEDQHKNQGRNLRSHMGERLCEGKESSQCAETVSPNLSVRKNTTGVKPYECTVCGKVFMRRSSLTRHMRSHTGYELFEKPYKCKECGKAFSYLKSFRRHERSHTGEKPYKCKQCGKTFIYHQPFQTHERTHIGEKPYECKQCGKALSCPSSLRIHERIHTGEKPYECKKCGKAFSCPSSIRIHERTHTGEKPYACKECGKAFISHTSVLTHMITHNGDRPYKCKECGKAFIFPSFLRVHERIHTGEKPYKCKQCGKAFRCSTSIQIHERTHTGEKPYKCKECGKSFSARPAFRVHLRVHTGEKPYKCKECGKAFSRTSYFRIHERTHTGEKPYECKKCGKTFNYPLDLQIHERNHTGEKPYECKECAKAFISLENFRRHMITHTGDGPYKCRDCGKAFIFPSALRTHERTHTGEKPYECKQCGKAFSCSSYIQIHERTHTGEKPYECKECGKAFIYPTSFQGHMRMHTGEKPYKCKECGKAFSLHSSFQRHERIHSCEKPLECKQCGKAFSLSTSLQKHMRMHTR